The genomic stretch ACCGTAGGCAGCAGGACTCAGAGAGCGGTGAACCGTAAACCGAGAACACTGTTTACTGCCGACTAATGATAGTGATGCATCGTTTCGAGGTGACCGTGATCCTCGATGATCGAAAGCAGGACTCGCCGTAGTTGGTCTTGAGTTTCGCCGTGAAGTTCAGGGTCCCAAAGGGTGTCCTCGTGGTACCGAATCTCCTCGGGATACGAGAGCGGTGGGATGGTTGCGTACTCGGGCACTTCCCACTCGTAGCGTGGCCACACGTGGGCGTGTAGGAACGGATCGACGTTGCCGTAAAGCGCATAGTTGACGCGCCTACACTCGGTGACGCGCTGAACGGCCTCGCCGAGGAGGGCCATGTCTTCCAGGAACAGGAACCGACGCTTGGCGTCGAGTTCGTTCAACTGCTCAATTTCGGGATAGGCCAACAAGAGCGCATACCCAGGCAGGAACTGATTGTCGGCGAGAACGGCGAACCCGCTTCGCATTCGGAGAATCATTTTGGGGTTCTTCCCGTCGATCAGTTCTTGTAGTCGCTCAGCTGGCGTCATGTCGCTATTATCCTACCGTGTACGGTGATTACGGAAGGTACCCCGGAAAAGTTCGTCGGACCCATGAAGATGAGGTTAATATTGGGGTCTATGACAGATCGACCGACTTTGGACAGCCCTGGGCGACCCATCGGTCATAGTGCTTGAACGTGGAAAGTTCGGTTCGAATGTTTCGAAATTGGACGAGGCAGAAATAAAAGCAAAGGGCAAACATGGAGGAGTACGTGTCGTTAGGGATGGCTCGTTTCGCGCCCTGTGAAATCAGATGGATTAACCAATAGCCAAGAAGTGGCGTCACGGTGAAAAATACGATGACGGACAGCCAAAATTTCGACTGTAGAAGTTTCCGGTACCGAGCATCGTTGGGATCGTCAGATTTGGGTCGAAGCAACGCTGGCAAGCATCCCGCAAGGTATGGCATCGCAAAGACACGGGGGCGGTTAGCCTCAATCCAAAGATCTTCCGCTTGTTGGGCGTTCTCCGGCTCCATGAAGGTTTGCCGAAGTTTTGCGGTTTGCCAAATCGCATAGACGAGTACGACGGGCAAAAGAACTCCCAAGTGACTTCGGATGCCGACAAAGAGAAGAACGATAATTCCCAAAATCGACAACACTGCAATAGCTTCAAATCCCCGCGAATAAGCTGACTGCCACGACTTCGACACTACCTACCATTATAGGGCATTAAGGATTTACTTGGGTTCGAAGGAGCGTGGGCAACCCATTGAAACCCATTTGTCAAAATACGCCATCCTTGAAAGCTCTCGTTTTGTTCGGAAGTATTTCGAAATCCACATGTACGCAGCAACCACAAAAAAATGGAAAGTGAGTCCCAATGGTACGGGCGATGGATGGCAGAATTCAGTAACACGTACATGGCCGTGACGCCGAAAGGGAACAAGGCGGACACGATGCTTGTCACCGTCATGTTGGCAAGAAGAGCTGCACGATACTTTTCGTGGGAGGAGTCACTGAACGAGGGAGTCACTAATTGGGGCTTTGCGGCCACCGAGATCAATCGTGGCCCCATGAAGTAAGCCGATAGAAAGAACCGAGGGCTGCCGTGATCGGCCCAGAACTTCTCAAGTCTCTCGTCGAACTCGCAGTCCTGTCCGATCCGTTTTCGGAGCAGATACGCCCTGGGTACCGAGACCAACATGAATATCCCAATCAGGATGGAAAGGAGCGACCCGTGTGCGAGGATGACAAAGAACGAAACGGCCCCCAGGATCATGGTTGCGAACGCGACAAAACCCCATCGATAAGCCGATTGCCAAGACCCGGACACGTCCTCTATTATAGGGCAATTCGTTATTTGCTACGGGCCAGGAATGCGTACGCGTTATGGTCGTGGATCGACTCGTGGTTTTCGACCTCGATTTCGTATGCCACGATGCGGTCGTCGGCGTCGAACGCAAGCGCCACCTCGCGCACCATATCTTCCACAAAGCGCGGATTCTGGTACGCCTGCTCAGTCACGAATTTCTCGTCCGGGCGCTTGAGCACCGGGTACAGCGGGGCGGAGCCCGCCTTCTCGATCATGTCGATCACGTCCTCCAGCCACAGCATGCCGTCGGGCTTGACCTTGACGGTGACGTAGCCGCGCTGGTTGTGGGCGCCAAACTCGGAAATCTCCTTACTGCACGGGCACAGGGTGGTGACGGGCACGACCAGATGGAGCCAAAAGTCCTCGGTTTTTCCGCCCGCGGCGACGAATCCGCACTCGTAGCCCATCATGCCTTCCTTGCCAGTCACCGGCGCGGCTTTGGCACGGAAGAGGGTGAATTTGACCTCCAGATGGGCGGTTTCGGCCTTGAGTCGGTCTCGGAGCTTCGTCAGGATTTCGGGAATCGTCTCGCCGCTGACGAGTCGGCTGTGCTCGCCGAGGATTTCCAGGAACCGGCTCATGTGGGTTCCCTTGAAGTCGTGGGGCAGGTCAACGGTGAGGGTGAATTCTCCAACGGTGCGCTGAGTTCCGTTGTCTCGTTCGCGAACCGACATCGGATATTTGACCTTGCGCACGCCGACCTTGTCGATCGAAATGTTACGGTTGTCTTTGGTGCTTTGGATGTCCACCAATGTCGTCGGAGCGTCGAGATTTGCCATATCTAAATCCAGGACCTGTTTGCTACAGGCATTCTACGTTCCTCTTTCCAGAATCGTTCTCCGCTCCCTATTTCGCGGCGAAGCGGTTACGGCTGGCCACGCGGGCGGTGACATTGAAGAGGAGAGTCATGATCAGTAGGACCAAGGCTGCCGCCCACGCCTGATCGACCCAGCTATCGTACGGCGAAATGGCGTACAGGTAGATC from Armatimonadota bacterium encodes the following:
- a CDS encoding GTP cyclohydrolase I FolE2, with the protein product MANLDAPTTLVDIQSTKDNRNISIDKVGVRKVKYPMSVRERDNGTQRTVGEFTLTVDLPHDFKGTHMSRFLEILGEHSRLVSGETIPEILTKLRDRLKAETAHLEVKFTLFRAKAAPVTGKEGMMGYECGFVAAGGKTEDFWLHLVVPVTTLCPCSKEISEFGAHNQRGYVTVKVKPDGMLWLEDVIDMIEKAGSAPLYPVLKRPDEKFVTEQAYQNPRFVEDMVREVALAFDADDRIVAYEIEVENHESIHDHNAYAFLARSK